From the Streptomyces nodosus genome, the window CATGAACAGCACACACTGCTCCAGGGCCCGGACCTTCTCCTCCACGCCGGTGGTGTCCAGGTGGTAGGCGACACCGGTCAACTCGACGGCGTCCGCGTTCCGTTCGAGGGCCGACAGCAGCTCCTCCGCATCCCGCAGCGGGGTGCCGAAGCGGCTGCGCCGTGAGAGCAGGCGGGTGCCCGCTCCCCCGTGGCCGTCGGCCGACTCGAATCCGGACAGCCGCACCAGCACGGCGACACGGCCGAGACCGTGCGTCCGCACCAGGGCGGAGAGTTGTTCGAGCTCGTTCGGCGAGTCGAGGTTCACCGTGGCTCCCACCCGTGCCGCCAGCCATAAGAACTCCGCGTCCTTGGGGCCGGTGGCCAGGATCCGGTCACCGGTGAACCCGCAGCTCAGGGCGTGCCGCAGTTCCTCGAGCGAGGCGACGTCGACACCGACGGCGGCCACGTCCTCCGCCGCCAGTCTCCGCACCAGCGCGCTGGACCGGTTCGCCTTGTGCGCGAAGTACACGCGCCCGGTGAGACGGTGACGGCTGTAGACGGCACGGAAGCGCCGGGCGTTCTCGGCGACGGTCTCGGGGAGCAGCACGTTGAGCGGGGACCCCAGCGCGTCGACCAGCGAGTGCAGAAACGTTCCGGCCCTCAGCAGCGAGGCGAGCGGCGGATCCACCCGTGGCCTCAGATACAAGGGCGCATCCATGCGAGCCCCCTCCCCTTCCTCTGTCGGCCGACCGTCGCTCCGACGATCGTTCGGGGATAGTCGTTTCCCGCTGCACCCATCGCTAAGCCTCATGAGCACGGCTGGAGCGGATTGATGGGCATAAATTTCATTTCCATCTCCCCCCTTCCCATCAGCCCCTGCGGCACGCCGTCCGTCCCTGCGGCACGAGGCGTTCTACCGGCGGACCGCCGAGATCAGTCCGCCGGGACGCTCCTCGCGCTGCGGCGGGGTGCTGATCGGGCGGCCGTAGGCGGCAGCGCACTCGCGCAGGGTGTGGCTGACGGCCTCCCAGCCGTGCCCGGCCAGCCAGCCCACCGGGTCGTCGGGCGTCTCCGAGACCCACATGGACGCCGCCGATCCCGGCGCGGCGTCCGCTCCGAAGCGCTCGATCACGCCGCGCGAGCCCAATGTCAGCCCCATCCGACTGCCCGGCGCCGACTGCGCGCTGATCCGGGCCAGCAGCAGTTCCACCGCGTCCTCGGGCAGATAGATCAGCAGTCCTTCGGCGATCCACACGGTCGGCGCCGCCGGGTCGTGGCCCGCGGCGGCCAGCGCGCCCGGCCAGTCCTCACGCAGATCCACCGCGACGGTGATCCGCTCGCAGCGCGCGACGGCCCGCTCCTGGCGCAGCACCGAGGCCTTGAAGTCCAGTGGCGCGGCGGTGTCGACCTCGAACAGCCGGGTGCCCTCGGGCCAGTCCATCCGGAAGGCCCGGCTGTCCATGCCGGCACCGAGCAGCACGACCTGCCGGACACCGGACGCGGAGGCCTGCCGCAACAGGTCATCGAGGAATTTCGTCCTGATGACGATGGAGAACGCCACGCCTCGCCGGCGGCGTCGCGCGGCCTCGTCATCGGGCCGCGGCGGCGAGGAGGGCCACAGGCCGCCGGCGGCGGCGAAAGCCTGTGCCAGCGGGTCGCGGAACAGCGCGTTCTCCCGCTCGGTCTCCAGCGCCCGCACCCTGGCCACCCCCACCGCAGTGGCCCACACTCCCGACGGCTGCACCTGCTCCTGCTCATCACTCACCGCGCCAGCCTAGATGCTCGTTCCCAGCGGGCCTGATGAGTGGAGCCGGGTTGATGCGCGGTCGGCCGGTCACTGGCTGACGGCGGCAGAACACCGCTCCAGCCCTGACGGCGTCTCCTTCCTCGGCGTCCGAACAATCGCCCTGCCAAGGCTCAACTCACTCTGTTCCAGGGCCGATAGCTTCATGGAGGCACCTCCCTGGTTCCTCCAGGACAATCGCTCACACCAAGGAGAGCCATGCGCGTTTCGGTGATCGGCTGTGGACACCTCGGTATCCCCCACGCAGCGGCCATGGCAGAGATCGGCCACGAGGTGATCGGTGTGGACACCGATCACACGAAGGTGGACCGGCTCAACGCCGGTGAATGCCCCATCTACGAGGCGGGCCTGCCCGAACTCCTCACGAAGCAC encodes:
- a CDS encoding class I SAM-dependent methyltransferase, with protein sequence MWATAVGVARVRALETERENALFRDPLAQAFAAAGGLWPSSPPRPDDEAARRRRRGVAFSIVIRTKFLDDLLRQASASGVRQVVLLGAGMDSRAFRMDWPEGTRLFEVDTAAPLDFKASVLRQERAVARCERITVAVDLREDWPGALAAAGHDPAAPTVWIAEGLLIYLPEDAVELLLARISAQSAPGSRMGLTLGSRGVIERFGADAAPGSAASMWVSETPDDPVGWLAGHGWEAVSHTLRECAAAYGRPISTPPQREERPGGLISAVRR